One Hevea brasiliensis isolate MT/VB/25A 57/8 chromosome 6, ASM3005281v1, whole genome shotgun sequence genomic window, AGCTGAGACAGTGAACATgttagataaattattatttgcaGTTCTTATCATTGTAGAAAAGCATGTGTCCTTACCAGTGCTTCATGATCATGGGTTATGAGGATGTTGTTTGGCCTCATATCTCTGTGGATGATGTTGTTTTTGTGCAGATATTGCAAGCCTTTTGCAGCTCCCAAAGCTATTTTCATCCTCTTTTCCCAACTGAGTGTTCTGCGGCTATGTTCTGCATCATGTTTCCGAAAATAGCTCTTAGATTAGGATTATGATGATGAATTAGATTCTGAGATATTGTGTTCTTACTTGATAGATGTTGGTCCAATGAACCATTGCAGACATATTCATAAACAAGCAGCCTGTGACTTCCTTCAGAACATGAACCCAACAACATCACCAAATTCTCATTTCTAGCCTTGCTGAGTACATTAACTTCAGATTTGAATTCCTTCTCTCCTTGGAAGCTAGCACTTTTGTGTTGCTTTACAGCTATCTGCAACCCACCAAGCTCTCCTCTGTAGACAAAACCAAATCCACCTTCAGATAAGAAGTTCTCGCGGGAAAATCCCTCAGTGGCAGCATGGAGTTCTGCATAGATGAAGTCTCTGTTCCATCCAATCCTTGGTCTCCTGTTCTTGCAAATTGAGCAAATGGAATTTTGGAACAGTTCATCTGTTGGACCCCCTCCCATCCAATCATCATATTTCCTCTGTTGCTTCAGTTCATTTGGGCTCTCGGTATTCACCTCTTTTTGACCTCTCTGAAGAGGATTGCTCTCCGCATTTGAAAATGGGGATTGCTCACCACCAGTTTCTCGTTCTGTTTTGGTGCACTTATCATTATGATAATTGAAGTGGAAGTGCCTTGCCTCAGTTAGACTTGAAGTTGAAGCAACAGCTGTCATGACCTGATCACTTGATGAGGACTTGGAAAAGAAAGTTGACTGGCTATAGCTTCCGCAGGGGATTTCTTCACTATGATCAACGTAGACTTCTTTGCCTGAGCTGATTCGTGGAGGTGCCAATTGATCTGAAGCAAGAATCGATTATATATGTTTAGATTCTTGTGATATGTTGTGGTATATATTAGTCTATTGGACATTCTTAATTCTGCAATAAAATGCTTACTCTGGGAAGGTATTCTTTTCCTTGGGCTTCCTGGTATCATTTCATCATATCTTACTTGACTTTTGGTCTGAATTCTTATTTCTGAGTGTGTTATGTTTACTCTTGCTTTTGGTCCTCTTAATACTACAACAGTGTTGTCACGCTTCATCCTTGATATCCCACATTGGAGCTTCTCCATGAAATATTTCTTGTCTTTCTTCATTTTCCTGCAGCATACACAGTGCATCATAACATCTTTAAAGATAAATTATGGACCTTAATTCACATTTTATGACAATTGCAGGTAACTTTTCTGGAACCTGTATGTGCTTTCAGGGTGCGTTTGGTTCAGTGGACTGGAAAATACATTCAATATGCATCTGAAGCATCTTATGTGCAGTAAATTTTTATTAAGCATAACATGCTATAGGATTAACAACTTCAAATTTTGACAGACCTGTCAAGTACCACCCATGTGGCCTTCAAAGTTCTTGCAGCTTTTAGAGCAACCACTTTTGGACTAGGTCCTGGACGTACCTCTATATGaaactcaatctgacaaatttccAAGCATGAGTATGATCTCATCAGCCATGTTACTAATAGAGGTCTAAAACTATATTTTGTATTATGATTTAGAAACAGGAAAAGCAAATAGAAAATCAGTCCAGCCATGAGTTTATTAACCAGCTGACCTGTTCCACTTCGCAGTGCTTAGAAATTCTCATAATTTCTGCATTGGTAGAATACTCTTTTTTCTTCTTATCAACTTCTTGAATAAATGCCGAACTCGAGTCCACCTTGACCTTGTATCCAACTAAagcaagagagaagaagaagaaagggttgTTGGGGGAGAGGGCAAAAGGAAAATAGTTAGCGTTAGATAAAAAATAACAATAAGTTTCGATCGTGTAGTCACTCTTTTTAAGGAATTATGACCTACCAAGCAATCAAAGAGAAGAGATAGAagagaaaaaattaataaattctgTTCAAATTGTTATTTACAAAGCCTTTGCACCTCTTTAAATAAATACAATAATTCACTTTatatctattagaataattatGTCTGTTCACTTACACCTTTTAAAACAGGTACGACTATTAACTTTGTAGCTCTTTAAATAATAACAGATACAACTGGTGAAAATAAACGGTTCGTTTGGCTACCTTTGAACGAAGAGGCATAATTTTTTCAATATAGAACTATTTTTCCTATCACTAACTATTTCTAATAGTTAGTAATATGAATTGTTTGTtattaaaaaagaataaaaactTTACCTGTTCTATATATAAGCATGATTTGAGCATACTGATATAGTTACTTTCCTTAAGTCTTTCTTATACAgtgaatgaaaagaaaataatcatAGAAAATCTTACACAGTTTTCCAGCTCCCATGAAAGATAACGCACTAGAATCATTAACCTGGTGAAGCACTCCAAAGATTATGAGCACATCACCAGTTTTAAGTGAAAAGTTTTCAAGTAGCCACCTGATTGCGCTCGGGTTAACATCCCTTGATGCGTCTTGGATCACCACTACTCTTTGAGGTTGAGCTTCTGTAGACATGATTTATTTAGATTGTTGGAAAGCTCTCACAAAAACCTGTCAGGATGATCTTGTTCTCAAAGAACATAAGAGAGGATATAAAAAGAttaaaaattcagtttttcaatGGTTTATAATGTGCTACTCTTATAATATTCTTTAGCATAtaacatgaaattttataaaCCTATGCAGTTTTAAGGCCGAGACCTAGTATGTACGGTTATAGCCATATATGATCTAACTGAGAAGAGAAAACAGCTAGTAACAAAATCAGTTTGATCGTTATCGACTCTATTTTATCTTTCAGATTTCCTAAAATGAAATCCTGATGAGAAAGGAACTATTACAAGGAGACTGCGAAATTGGAATGAAAGGATGGACATAGAAAAAGAAGTTTCAGAAATGAATTCTATGACATTAATGTTGCATATAAAGCAGCAAACTAAATGAAGATTCTACAGAAAAGGGTGACTGGTGAATCCAAGCTTAGCATCTGTGGAGTTAGCCTTAGCGTATATTCTGATATCCAAGGTATGAGGtatttttaatctttatttttCTCATATGATAATCCCTATGCTGCTTTTTTATGACAGTTGTTGCCTGCAAATCTGAAGCCTAAAGACAGGAGGATATTGTGATGGGGACTGATAATCACGAGGCTCTCTCGAGGAGGTCTCGCTTCGTGGGAAAGTGATTTGTTAATTGTGCTCTTTGTCACGGCTGATGGTGACTTTGCCTTGATCCACCCTGACATTGAAATCACAGCTGGGAAGCTGGTTTTGCAGTTATTTTCTTAAGAACCTTTCTTCTGTCCTTTAGCATGTGTTTTGCCTTTCTTAAGTGCCCGAAAATGATTAACAGTGTCCGTTTCTTATGCAGGGTTTAATTTAAACTCTCATTTGTACTTGGTCTGTCAAGAACTTGCATTAAAAGGAAGGAAAAAAGTATTTGACAAGGAAACTACTTGTGAATGCAAAAACTAGAAAATTTCATTAACCACAGCCCATAATGGCTTCCTGAAAGCCAAAGATCATTCAGAGCCTGCGTGCAGGATATTTTGGATCTGGCTGTCAAATTTCAATGGCgtgctttttctttttttggttCAGAAGGTGGCCAAACGTGTGAATTAATTGGATTAAGTATCAATGGATGTGCAGGACAGGGATCCAAGTATCCAATCCAACTaacccttttcttctttcaaatgAATGAAAAAGACATATTTACAAATTCACTTGCATTGTTTTACACAAGATTCTCCTCATCCTCTCTGATATTTTCACCAGTTATATGTTAAAAAAAGGTTAAATATTTGTCCATACCAATGTTTCCAAATGTTCAGATACCCTAATTTATCCTCAATCAAAGATGCATGTATCAATTGAAATCTTCATTTTAATATAGTTTCTGTTTGACATTGAGTTAACAATTAACTATGCAATCAATGGCTACTTCAAGCACAAAGGTTCCAACCTTACcatgcatgaaattaaagttgAGTCTTTTTGTTTTTTGGCATTTACTGtttgggatatttttggactagtTTTTCACATTGAGATGAAGTCCTCTCTTCAACTTGTTTTTCcctttgattttatgttcactttCATTGAACGAATGTCGTTCTTGAGCCAATTGCGTTTTGTGTAGCGCCATGCCCTTGTCACTTCGACGACATGCCGTTTCACCAAGAATAAAGCCAGCAGCAATTGAAAACTAtatattcattaaaaaaaaaaaattactcagCTCCTATTCACCAATGTCGTCTTTCTCTTTGAAAATCACAGGCTGCTGTATCCTCTCGTTGCATCACCtggtaataatttttattttatatactttCATTGCCTTCAATTTCCACCTTATTGAGCTTTTGTTAATTTCCACCTTATTGAGCTTTTGTTCTATTAATTTCGCAATTTTGGTTCTTTTTTTTTTCGCTGTAATTTGTTTAGGGTTTCAACGACCTCCCCTGCAACTTCATTTCTGGCGTTTCAAGGCATTATAACCTGCAGAAGTTGGAGAATTCTTCGCTGCATTGGAG contains:
- the LOC110634627 gene encoding proline-rich receptor-like protein kinase PERK3; translation: MSTEAQPQRVVVIQDASRDVNPSAIRWLLENFSLKTGDVLIIFGVLHQSDYTIETYCYFLSNANYFPFALSPNNPFFFFSLALVGYKVKVDSSSAFIQEVDKKKKEYSTNAEIMRISKHCEVEQIEFHIEVRPGPSPKVVALKAARTLKATWVVLDRKMKKDKKYFMEKLQCGISRMKRDNTVVVLRGPKARVNITHSEIRIQTKSQVRYDEMIPGSPRKRIPSQNQLAPPRISSGKEVYVDHSEEIPCGSYSQSTFFSKSSSSDQVMTAVASTSSLTEARHFHFNYHNDKCTKTERETGGEQSPFSNAESNPLQRGQKEVNTESPNELKQQRKYDDWMGGGPTDELFQNSICSICKNRRPRIGWNRDFIYAELHAATEGFSRENFLSEGGFGFVYRGELGGLQIAVKQHKSASFQGEKEFKSEVNVLSKARNENLVMLLGSCSEGSHRLLVYEYVCNGSLDQHLSSKNFRKHDAEHSRRTLSWEKRMKIALGAAKGLQYLHKNNIIHRDMRPNNILITHDHEALLGDFGLARTQHDNSDHSWETRVVGTLGYLAPEYAECGRVSKKTDVYSFGVVLLQLITGLKTTDKILGGKSLVGWARPLLKEKNYPDLMDPRILDSHDVHQLFWMVRVAEKCLSKDPHKRLTMDKVYLC